In a genomic window of Periophthalmus magnuspinnatus isolate fPerMag1 chromosome 3, fPerMag1.2.pri, whole genome shotgun sequence:
- the LOC117388983 gene encoding gamma-taxilin-like encodes MELDVETRRIVGGSDSPPELDSPCQEVETDFGSCGADEERGETPGREDSPTDGDTELDPGGKEVVLLMQALNSLDTPEEKLAALCKKYADLLEESRSMQKRLKALQKKQAQIVKEKLHLQAEHSKAILARSKLESLCREQQRHNKTLKEENAQRSREYDEQRKEAMLHFQSTLSDIEAQMETHSSRNAKLRQENMELVEKLKKLIEQYELREEHMDKVFKHKELQQQLMDAKLQRITDMMKEVEEKQQRERQTLLKDATDSRRKCEQMKEQETQLKQQLSLYMDKFEEFQTTLAKSNEVFSTFRQEMEKMTKKIKKLEKETTQWRTKWESNNQALLQMAEEKTLRDGHFKALQGKLELLERLCRALQKERNDLNNRLSLLQDQGPEQGPDQGPGSSEQGPGSSEQGPGPDQGQGPDQGQGPDQGQGPDQGQGSSDQGPGSSDQGPGSSDQGQGSSDQGQGSSDQGQGSSDQGQGSSDQGQGPDQPHKAYPGEPSAEEEPQDEEGTGLEIHEAPRPPEEQTETTTEGLAEGETLAANANANTTQD; translated from the exons atggagctggacGTGGAGACGAGGAGGATTGTGGGAGGCAGCGACTCTCCTCCTGAGCTGGACAGCCCTTGTCAA gAGGTGGAGACTGACTTTGGCTCCTGCGGCGCtgacgaggagagaggggagactccGGGACGAGAGGACAGTCCCACAGACGGAGACACAGAGCTGGACCCTGGAG GGAAGGAGGTGGTTCTGTTGATGCAGGCGCTGAACTCTCTGGACACGCCTGAAGAGAAACTCGCTGCTCTGTGCAAGAAGTACGCCGATCTG TTGGAGGAGAGTCGGTCGATGCAGAAGCGGCTCAAGGCTCTACAGAAGAAACAGGCTCAGATTGTGAAGGAGAAACTCCACCTACAGGCGGAGCACAGTAAAGCCATCCTCGCACGCAGCAAACTGGAGAGTCTGTGCAGAGAGCAGCAGAGACACAACAAGACACTTAAG GAGGAGAACGCTCAGCGGTCGCGGGAGTACGACGAGCAGAGGAAAGAGGCCATGCTGCACTTCCAGTCCACGCTCAGCGACATCGAGGCTCAGATGGAAACGCACAGCTCCAGGAACGCCAAACTCAGACAGGAAAACATGGAGCTGGTGGAGAAGCTCAAGAAGCTCATCGAGCAGTACGAGCTCAGAGAGGAG caCATGGACAAAGTGTTCAAGCACAAGGAGCTCCAACAGCAGCTGATGGACGCCAAGCTCCAGAGAATCACAGACATGatgaaggaggtggaggagaagcAGCAGAGGGAGCGCCAGACG ctgctcaaagacGCCACAGACTCCAGACGAAAATGTGAACAGATGAAAGAACAGGAGACGCAGCTCAAACAGCAG ctCTCTCTGTACATGGACAAGTTTGAAGAGTTTCAGACCACTCTGGCCAAAAGTAACGAGGTGTTCAGCACATTCAGACAGGAGATGGAGAAG atgacaaagaaaataaaaaaactggagaaggagaCGACTCAGTGGAGAACCAAATGGGAGAGCAACAACCAGGCGCTGCTGCAGATGGCGGAGGAG aAAACTTTACGTGACGGTCACTTCAAGGCTCTACAGGGTAAACTGGAGCTGCTTGAGCGTCTGTGTCGAGCTCTGCAAAAAGAACGAAACGACTTGAACAACCGACTCAGCCTCCTCCAGGACCAGGGGCCGGAGCAGGGGCCAGACCAGGGGCCGGGGTCATCAGAGCAGGGGCCGGGGTCATCAGAGCAGGGGCCGGGGCCAGACCAGGGGCAGGGGCCAGACCAGGGGCAGGGGCCAGACCAGGGGCAGGGGCCAGACCAGGGGCAGGGGTCATCAGACCAGGGGCCGGGGTCATCAGACCAGGGGCCGGGGTCATCAGACCAGGGGCAGGGGTCATCAGACCAGGGGCAGGGGTCATCAGACCAGGGGCAGGGGTCATCAGACCAGGGGCAGGGGTCATCAGACCAGGGGCAGGGGCCAGACCAGCCCCACAAAGCTTACCCAGGGGAGCCCTCTGCTGAGGAAGAGCCGCAGGACGAGGAGGGTACCGGCCTGGAGATCCACGAAGCCCCAAGACCCCCAGAAGAGCAGACTGAGACCACCACAGAGGGGCTAGCGGAGGGAGAGACGTtagcggctaatgctaatgctaacaccacACAGGACTAG